In Planctomonas sp. JC2975, the genomic stretch CGAGCAGCACGGCCACGTCATGATCCGAAGGCTGCTCGACGAGTAGGGCGAGTCCGGCCGGTCGGAGCGACCGACGGCGTCTACGCTCGCTCGACCTCGATCTCCGTCCCGCCCGTCAGCTCGACGAGCTGGTCGTACGTCAGCGGGAAGACGGTGTGCGGATGTCCGGCCGCCGCCCAGATCTCGGGGAAGGCCCGCAGCGCGGTGTCCACCCAGGTGCGCAGCGGAGCGGGGTGTCCGGTGGGAGCCACTCCCCCGATCACCTGTCCGGTCGCCTCGCGAACCGTTTCGGCCGACGCCCGCTTCAGCGTTCCGCCGAGCTCCTCGCCGAGGAACGCCGTGTCGACACGGTGCCCGCCAGAGGTCATCACGAGCACGGGCTCGCCGTCGAGCGTGAACACGAGCGAGTTGGCGATGGCGCCCACCTCGATGCCGAGGGCTGCTGCCGCCGCGGCCGCCGTCGGCGTCGCTTCGTCGAGCCAGCGCACCTCGCCTGCGATCCCGTGGGAGCGGAGCTGGGTCTCGACCGCCTCGACGGCGGCGTGGGACGGACTCGGGCTCGTGGACTCGGTGCTCGTGGACTCGGCGGTCATCCGTCAAGGCTACCGATCGGCGACTGCCGAGACGGAAGAGTCGCGAGCACGGAGTCGGCATCCGTCAGCTCGATGAGCGGCGCGTAAAGGGCCATGGCGTCGAGCGCGCGACGGTGGTCGGTGTCGGTGGCGCCGGCACACGCATCCGTCGCGACGCGGACGTGGACGCCGGCATCCGCCGCGGGGAGCGCCGTCGAGATGACGCAGCAGTCCGTCGAGACGCCGGCCAGCACGAACTCTCGGGATCCGTCGGTCGCACGCTCCAGGTCGGCGCCCCATTTGCCGAACGTGGTCTCGGTGACCACGCCGTGCGACGGCGACGGTGCGTCGACGAGCTCGTACAGCGGATCGTCCTCGGGCTTCAACGCCCACGGCCACTGGTCGTAGTACGGGATCCACGCGCCCTGCGGGTGCTCTGGCGCGACGAATCGCGTGTGCACCACCCGGTTACCGAAGGCCGGCGTCAGGCGCGCGATCGCTGCGCGGGCTTCCTCGAAACGCGGGGTGAACCATCCGCTGGCCGGGTCGCCGAACACGCGCTGCATGTCGACGATCACCAGCCAGGGCGCATCGCTCACGCCTGCCCCTCGCCGCCCGCGGCGGTGACGGGTTCGGCGGCAGGGCCGGCGGCATCCGTCCCGTCTTCGTCCGCCTCGGGCAGCGACTCCTGCCGGCGCACGGCATCACGGCCGAACAGCACGACCCCGAGGTAGCCGACGACGAGCGCCACGAGCACGCCGAGGTTCGCGCCGCCCCAGATGCCCGTACGTCCGCCGAGACCGAAGGGTGCGAGCAGGTAGCCCTGCCAGTTCAGCCAGGAGATCCCGTAGGGGTTGATGACGAGCCCCCAGCCGAGCGCCGTGCCGACTACGAGCAGGGCGATGGCGAGCCAGTTCCAGCTGCCGTAGCGGCCACGGGCAGTGAAGAGGTCCCTGTCGGAGTAGTTCTTGCGACGCAGAGTCATGTCGGCGAGGAAGACGCCGCACCAGGCAGCGATCGGCACGCCGAGCGTGATGAGGAAGCCCTGGAACGGGCCGATGAAGTCCGTGGCGAAGAAGACGATGTACACGGCGCCGGCGATCATGATGACGCCGTCGATCAGAGCCGCGACCGGACGAGGGATGCGCGCGCCTGCGCTGAGCAGCGCGATCCCCGACGAGTAGATGTCGAGCACGGCACCGCCGATGAGGCCGAGCACCGCGACGATGAAGAACGGCACCAGGAACCAGACCGGGAGGATGATCGTGAGCGCGCCGATCGGGTCGTTGCCGATGGCCGCAGACAGCGCCTTCGACGATCCGGCGAGCATGAGGCCGAAGACCACCAGGATGACGGGAGCGAGCGAGGCGCCGAACGTCGTCCATCCGACGACGCCGCCGCTCGAGGATTTGCGGGGCAGGTAGCGCGAGTAGTCGGCTGCGGCCTGCACCCAGCCGAGGCCGAATCCGGTCATCATGAAGACGAACCCGCCGATGAGCTGCGGCAGGTCGCCGTTCGGGATGGCCGCGATCTTGGCGAAGTCGATGTGATTCCAGACCAGGCCGATGTAGACGACGGTGAGCACGGCTGTCGCGATGGTGATGATCACCTGCAGCCGCATGATGACGTGGAACCCGAACACGCCGCCGCCGATCACGAGCGCCACGACGACGATGAGCGTGATCACCCGGGTGACCGTTCCGCCACCGCCGCCGAGCTCCTTGAAGACGGTGGTCGTCGCCAGCACGGCGAGGGAGACGAGCACGGTCTCCCATCCGACGGTGAGCAGCCACGAGATGATCGAAGGCACGGTGTTGCCGTTCACGCCGAACGCTGCACGGCTCAGCGTCAGCGTCGGAGCGGATCCCCGCTTGCCGGCGAGCGAGATGAAGCCGCAGAACAGGAACGACACGACGATGCCGAGGATCCCCACGATCGTCGCCTGCCAGAACGAGATGCCGAAGCCGAGCAGGAAGGATCCGTAGCTGACGCCGAGCACCGAGACGTTCGCCGCGAACCAGGGCCAGAACAGGCTGCGCGGCCTGCCTCGACGCTCGGACTCGTCGATCGAGTTCAGCGCGTTGAGCTCGATGGTCATGGCGTTGGGACGCGGCGCCTCAGCGCGGTCGTCGTCGACGATGGTCATGGGACGCTCCAGGATGCGTGACCTGCTGGGGTCGAACGGGAATGCAGAGGATTCCTGGAATGTAGCGCAGGAGAACACCCCTCGGTAAGACCGCCGTGCACCGCGACGACGCCCGGATGTCGGGGGCGTGCGGAACACTCGCACCATGGAGATTCAGCTCGCCATGGTCGTGCTCGAAGTGCGCGACCTTGACGCCTCGATCGCGTTCTATCGTCGCCTCGGCCTGGACATCCCGGATCCCGCCGGGGATCGGCCGATCGTCATCCACCGCATGGGCAGCGGGGTGAGCTTGCTGCTGACCACCTCGTTCGCGTCGCACTACGACCCCGGCTTCAGTCGCCCGACGGGCGGATACCAGCAGCTCCTCGAGTTCTACGTCGGAGAGGATGCGCTCGTCGACTCCGTCTTCGCCGACCTCACCGCCGCCGGATACCACGGCCGCCTCGCCCCGGTGAAGACGGTGGGGCCGTACGCGGCGATGGTCGAGGATCCCGACGGCAACGTCATCCTGCTGACCTCGGATGAAGCAGCAGCGCCCGCGAGCTGACTGAGCTCGCGGGCGCCGCGGCGGAGGCCGGAAATGGCCTCCGCTCATAGCTTCGGAGCGCGCTCCGCGGCTTCCACCACGTTCGTCATCAGGAGTGCGACGGTCATCGGTCCGACGCCGCCGGGGTTGGGCGAAAGCCAGCCCGCGACGTCCTCGACGCCGGGTTCCACGTCGCCGTGCACCTTGGACTTGCCGGTGTCGCGGTCGTTCTCGCGCGTCACTCCCACATCGAGCACGGCCGCTCCCGGCTTGACGTCCTCGGGTCGCACGAGGTGCTTGACACCGGCAGCGGCCACGATGACGTCGGCCTGACGCAGGTACTGAGGCAGATCGACGGTTCCGGTGTGCGTCAGCGTCACGGTCGCGTTGATCGCGCGGCGGGTGAGCAGCAGCCCGATCGAGCGGCCGATCGTGACACCGCGTCCGACGACGACGACGTGCTTCCCCTTCAGGTCGTAGTCGTTGCGGGTCAGCAGCTCGATCACGGCGCGCGGCGTGCACGGCAGCGGGGTCGTGATCGGCCCGTTCACATTGAGCACGAGGCGGCCGAGGTTCGTCGGGTGCAGACCGTCTGCGTCCTTCGCGGGGTCGATGCGCTCGAGGATGGCGTCGGTGTCGAGGTGCTTCGGCAGCGGCAGCTGCACGATGTACCCATGGCAGGCGGGATCGGCGTTGAGGCGGTCGATGGCCGCTTCGACGTCTTCCTGCGTGGCATCCGCGGGCAGCTCGACCTGGATCGAGTTCATCCCGATCGCCTCGGACTGCCGGTGCTTCATGCCCACATACAGCTGCGAGGCGGGGTCCGCGCCGACGAGCACTGTCGCGATCCCGGGAACGATGCCACGTTCCTTCAGCGCGGCGACGCGCTCGGTCAATTCCTGCTTGATGGCCGCGGCGGTCGCCTTGCCATCCAGTCGTATTGCCGTCATCGGGCGGCCTATCGGTCGATCGACGAGGCGAGCTCGACGTTCTCGGCGGGCTGACCGGACGGGCCGAGGCCCGGGTACAGCGGGAAGGCATCCGTCAGCTTCTTCACGCGCGCACGGAGCGTGGGGATGTCGGCGTCCGGACGCAGGGCGAGCGCGATCACGTCGGCGACCTCGGTGAACTCGGCGTCGCCGAAGCCGCGGGTGGCGAGCGCCGGCGTGCCGATGCGCAGGCCGGAGGTGACCATCGGCGGGCGCGGGTCGAACGGCACGGCGTTCTTGTTCACCGTGATGCCGACTTCGTGCAGACGGTCCTCCGCCTCCTTGCCGGTGAACTCCGACGTGCGCAGGTCGACCAGCACGAGGTGCACGTCGGTGCCGCCGGTGAGCACGTCGACGCCGACCTCCTTCGCGTCGTCAGCGGTGAGGCGCTCTGCGAGGATCTGCGCACCGCGGATGGTGCGCTCCTGGCGGTCGCGGAACTCGTCGGTCGCTGCGAGCTTGAACGCCGTCGCCTTGGCGGCGATGACGTGCATGAGCGGACCGCCCTGCTGGCCGGGGAAGACGTTGGAGTTGATCTTCTTCGCGATGTCGGCCTCGTTCGTGAGGATGAAGCCGGAGCGCGGACCGCCGATCGTCTTGTGCACGGTGGAGCTGGTCACGTGCGCGTACGGCACCGGCGACGGGTGCAGACCGGCGGCGACCAGGCCCGCGAAGTGCGCCATGTCGACCCAGAGCGTCGCGCCGACCTCGTCGGCGATCGCCCGGAAGGCCGCGAAGTCGAGGTGGCGCGGGTAGGCGGACCAGCCGGCGATGATCACCTTGGGCTGGTGTTCGATGGCCTTCTGCCGCACCACGTCCATGTCGACGCGGAACGTCTCCGGGTCGAGTCCGTAGGAGACAACGTTGTAGAGCTTGCCGGAGAAGTTGAGCTTCATGCCGTGCGTGAGGTGGCCGCCGTGCGCGAGCTCGAGGCCGAGGATGGTGTCGCCTGGCTGGGCGATCGCGCTCAGCACGGCCGCGTTCGCCGAGGCGCCGGAGTGCGGTTGCACGTTGGCGAACTCCGAGCCGAACAGCGACTTGGCACGCTCAATGGCGAGGTTCTCGGCGATGTCGACGAACTCGCATCCGCCGTAGTAGCGACGGCCGGGGTAGCCCTCCGCGTACTTGTTGGTGAGGACGGATCCCTGCGACTCGAGCACGGCGCGCGGA encodes the following:
- a CDS encoding cytosine permease, whose translation is MTIVDDDRAEAPRPNAMTIELNALNSIDESERRGRPRSLFWPWFAANVSVLGVSYGSFLLGFGISFWQATIVGILGIVVSFLFCGFISLAGKRGSAPTLTLSRAAFGVNGNTVPSIISWLLTVGWETVLVSLAVLATTTVFKELGGGGGTVTRVITLIVVVALVIGGGVFGFHVIMRLQVIITIATAVLTVVYIGLVWNHIDFAKIAAIPNGDLPQLIGGFVFMMTGFGLGWVQAAADYSRYLPRKSSSGGVVGWTTFGASLAPVILVVFGLMLAGSSKALSAAIGNDPIGALTIILPVWFLVPFFIVAVLGLIGGAVLDIYSSGIALLSAGARIPRPVAALIDGVIMIAGAVYIVFFATDFIGPFQGFLITLGVPIAAWCGVFLADMTLRRKNYSDRDLFTARGRYGSWNWLAIALLVVGTALGWGLVINPYGISWLNWQGYLLAPFGLGGRTGIWGGANLGVLVALVVGYLGVVLFGRDAVRRQESLPEADEDGTDAAGPAAEPVTAAGGEGQA
- a CDS encoding YbaK/EbsC family protein, producing MTAESTSTESTSPSPSHAAVEAVETQLRSHGIAGEVRWLDEATPTAAAAAAALGIEVGAIANSLVFTLDGEPVLVMTSGGHRVDTAFLGEELGGTLKRASAETVREATGQVIGGVAPTGHPAPLRTWVDTALRAFPEIWAAAGHPHTVFPLTYDQLVELTGGTEIEVERA
- a CDS encoding bifunctional methylenetetrahydrofolate dehydrogenase/methenyltetrahydrofolate cyclohydrolase; the protein is MTAIRLDGKATAAAIKQELTERVAALKERGIVPGIATVLVGADPASQLYVGMKHRQSEAIGMNSIQVELPADATQEDVEAAIDRLNADPACHGYIVQLPLPKHLDTDAILERIDPAKDADGLHPTNLGRLVLNVNGPITTPLPCTPRAVIELLTRNDYDLKGKHVVVVGRGVTIGRSIGLLLTRRAINATVTLTHTGTVDLPQYLRQADVIVAAAGVKHLVRPEDVKPGAAVLDVGVTRENDRDTGKSKVHGDVEPGVEDVAGWLSPNPGGVGPMTVALLMTNVVEAAERAPKL
- a CDS encoding VOC family protein, which produces MEIQLAMVVLEVRDLDASIAFYRRLGLDIPDPAGDRPIVIHRMGSGVSLLLTTSFASHYDPGFSRPTGGYQQLLEFYVGEDALVDSVFADLTAAGYHGRLAPVKTVGPYAAMVEDPDGNVILLTSDEAAAPAS
- a CDS encoding cysteine hydrolase: MSDAPWLVIVDMQRVFGDPASGWFTPRFEEARAAIARLTPAFGNRVVHTRFVAPEHPQGAWIPYYDQWPWALKPEDDPLYELVDAPSPSHGVVTETTFGKWGADLERATDGSREFVLAGVSTDCCVISTALPAADAGVHVRVATDACAGATDTDHRRALDAMALYAPLIELTDADSVLATLPSRQSPIGSLDG
- the glyA gene encoding serine hydroxymethyltransferase, with translation MTVSPTFNAPLAEVDPEIAEVLNLELGRQRDYLEMIASENFVPRAVLESQGSVLTNKYAEGYPGRRYYGGCEFVDIAENLAIERAKSLFGSEFANVQPHSGASANAAVLSAIAQPGDTILGLELAHGGHLTHGMKLNFSGKLYNVVSYGLDPETFRVDMDVVRQKAIEHQPKVIIAGWSAYPRHLDFAAFRAIADEVGATLWVDMAHFAGLVAAGLHPSPVPYAHVTSSTVHKTIGGPRSGFILTNEADIAKKINSNVFPGQQGGPLMHVIAAKATAFKLAATDEFRDRQERTIRGAQILAERLTADDAKEVGVDVLTGGTDVHLVLVDLRTSEFTGKEAEDRLHEVGITVNKNAVPFDPRPPMVTSGLRIGTPALATRGFGDAEFTEVADVIALALRPDADIPTLRARVKKLTDAFPLYPGLGPSGQPAENVELASSIDR